A DNA window from Brachionichthys hirsutus isolate HB-005 chromosome 10, CSIRO-AGI_Bhir_v1, whole genome shotgun sequence contains the following coding sequences:
- the LOC137900025 gene encoding organic cation/carnitine transporter 2-like — translation MTDFDAETEFLGEWGRFQQQTFFLLCLTVIPNAFTALSIVFVADTPPHRCLVPAHVNLSAAWRNSSIPLEEDSHGGGLQPSRCSRYRLGDIRNFSDGGLLPGVDVNLSTVATEGCVDGWEYDRTTYDSTISSEWNLVCDEGWKKPMSSSVVFCGYLLGALVSGQVADRFGRKIVLVVSIGAHSVFATILAFSSSWIMFCVIYFIVALAHTSRTGSAFVLGTEILSTRVRKIFSTVGGNMFFCVGYMLLPLAAFYIRGWRMLLLALALPSFLLLTLWWCVTESPRWLLSQGRVEEAEAIVRDAAKKNQIEPPAVIFGPLHNECKPERRKAHNICDLLRTRNIRWISLTLWVIWNTLTVAYYALSLNTSNIHGNKYLNCFLSAAVEIPAYILSWIMFRWCSRRRSLFSTLFMGGLFLLLTLLIPANLVHVAVALEMMGKFAVTTAFSIMYAYTVEVYPTVLRNTALGACSMASRIGSIVAPYVIYLRSYSISLPYILIGSLTVLSGLLSLLLPESNGMPLPDTITHMQDFPGCCKKTPYKLTRTEKNEPAAEGLSPVVS, via the exons ATGACAGACTTTGACGCAGAGACCGAGTTCCTCGGTGAATGGGGACGTTTTCAGCAGCAGACGTTCTTCCTGCTCTGTCTGACCGTCATCCCGAACGCCTTCACGGCTCTCTCCATCGTGTTCGTCGCCGACACGCCGCCACACCGCTGCCTCGTCCCCGCGCACGTCAACCTGAGCGCGGCGTGgaggaacagcagcatccccctggaggaggacagCCACGGCGGCGGGCTGCAAcccagcaggtgcagcagatACAGACTCGGAGACATCCGGAACTTCTCGGACGGGGGCTTGCTGCCCGGCGTTGACGTGAACCTGTCCACGGTGGCGACGGAGGGCTGCGTGGACGGGTGGGAGTACGACCGAACCACCTACGACTCCACCATCAGCTCAGAG tggAACCTGGTGTGTGATGAAGGGTGGAAGAAACCAATGTCTTCCTCTGTCGTCTTCTGTGGATATCTCCTCGGTGCTTTAGTTTCAGGACAAGTGGCTGACAG GTTTGGAAGAAAAATAGTGCTGGTTGTTTCCATTGGAGCCCATTCAGTGTTCGCCACCATCCTGGCCTTCTCTTCATCCTGGATCATGTTCTGTGTCATCTATTTTATTGTTGCACTGGCACATACCTCTAGAACTGGGTCGGCCTTTGTGCTTG GGACGGAGATATTGTCCACACGTGTTCGGAAGATTTTCTCCACTGTGGGTGGCAATATGTTCTTCTGTGTGGGATACATGCTGCTGCCGTTGGCGGCTTTCTACATCAGAGGATGGAGGATGCTTCTCCTAGCCCTTGCCCTGCCAAGCTTCCTTCTTCTCACTTTATggtg GTGTGTCACAGAGTCTCCTCGGTGGCTGCTGTCTCAGGGCAGAGTAGAAGAGGCTGAGGCCATTGTGAGAGATGCAGCCAAAAAGAACCAAATCGAGCCACCTGCAGTCATCTTTGGTCCTTTGCAT aatgAATGCAAACCTGAGAGGAGGAAGGCCCACAACATCTGTGACCTGCTCCGCACTCGAAACATCCGCTGGATCTCTCTCACGCTGTGGGTAATCTG GAATACCTTGACCGTGGCCTACTATGCCCTCTCCCTGAACACGTCAAACATTCACGGCAACAAATACTTGAACTGtttcctgtctgctgcagtCGAGATACCAGCCTACATTTTGTCATGGATCATGTTCCGCTGGTGTTCCAGACGACGGAGTCTTTTCTCAACCCTCTTCATGGGAGGATTGTTTCTACTTCTCACACTGCTCATTCCAGCAA ATCTGGTGCATGTGGCAGTAGCACTGGAGATGATGGGGAAGTTTGCTGTGACTACAGCTTTTTCTATCATGTACGCATACACGGTTGAAGTCTACCCAACGGTGTTGAGGAACACAGCTTTGGGCGCCTGCTCTATGGCCTCCAGAATAGGCAGCATCGTTGCTCCATACGTCATTTACCTAA GAAGCTATTCCATTTCATTGCCTTACATCCTCATTGGAAGCCTTACAGTTCTGTCAGGGTTGCTGAGTCTCCTGTTGCCTGAGAGCAATGGAATGCCTCTTCCTGATACAATCACTCACATGCAAGACTTTCCTGG TTGTTGTAAGAAGACACCTTATAAGCTCACACGGACGGAGAAAAATGAACCTGCTGCTGAAGGGCTGTCTCCGGTTGTCTCCTGA
- the LOC137900332 gene encoding solute carrier family 22 member 4-like: MKMEDYDETTAFLGQWGKFQQMIFFLLCASIIPNGFVFTIVFLTSNPIHHCLVPAANLTEDWLNASIPIEVVSGNQILSRCSRYRLDVVRNLSAQGLIPDRDVNLTEVEQEGCVDGWSYDRDVYQSTIVTEFNLVCSEQWKRPLTTTIFFLGVLLGSFLSGQLSDRFGRKPVLFATMAVQTVFTSVIIFSPTWTVFCILLFINGLGQVSNYLAGFVLGTEILTGKVRVMFSSMGVCLGFAIGYMLVPLFAYFLRDWKSLSLGVAIPSLGYIPLWWFIPESPRWLLSQRRMGEAEAIVRKAAKMNKVQPPAIIFKDYKADKEKNQLNVFHLLRTRNIRSTTLILCLVWFSLTAGYYGLSLNTSDMHADPYLSSFISAAVEVPAYVCSWLLLKSLPRRLSTICILVSGALLLYFIQVVSQNLPILAVALELLGKFFITAGSSLMFAYTAELYPTVLRNTATGTCCAVARVGSCIAPFVLSLRIYFEYLPYIALGTLSAGSAIAVLFLPETLGRPLPQTIQELDEIKR; encoded by the exons ATGAAGATGGAGGACTATGATGAAACGACAGCTTTTCTGGGACAGTGGGGGAAATTCCAGCAAATGATCTTTTTCCTGCTCTGTGCCAGTATCATTCCAAATGGATTTGTTTTCACTATTGTTTTCTTGACATCCAATCCCATTCATCACTGTTTGGTTCCTGCAGCTAACCTCACCGAAGACTGGCTTAATGCTTCCATTCCAATAGAG GTGGTGAGTGGAAACCAGATATTAAGTAGATGCAGCAGATACAGGCTGGATGTGGTCAGAAACCTGTCTGCTCAAGGGCTCATTCCTGACAGAGATGTCAACCTGACTGAAGTGGAACAGGAGGGCTGTGTGGACGGCTGGAGCTACGACAGAGACGTCTACCAGTCCACCATCGTCACCGAG TTTAACCTGGTGTGCAGTGAGCAGTGGAAGCGGCCTTTAACCACCACCATTTTCTTCCTGGGAGTTCTCCTTGGATCTTTCCTCTCAGGACAATTGTCCGACAG GTTTGGAAGGAAACCTGTTCTCTTCGCAACCATGGCAGTTCAGACCGTTTTCACAAGTGTGATAATATTTTCACCGACATGGACGGTGTtctgcatcctcctcttcatcaatgGTTTGGGACAGGTCTCCAACTACTTGGCTGGATTTGTTCTAG GCACTGAGATCCTGACTGGCAAAGTGCGGGTCATGTTCTCCTCTATGGGCGTGTGTCTGGGCTTTGCTATTGGCTACATGCTGGTGCCGCTCTTCGCTTACTTTTTACGCGACTGGAAATCCCTCTCCTTGGGCGTGGCTATACCGAGCCTGGGATATATTCCTCTCTGGTG GTTCATCCCCGAGTCTCCCCGGTGGCTTCTCTCTCAGAGACGAATGGGAGAGGCCGAGGCCATCGTAAGGAAAGCTGCTAAGATGAACAAAGTCCAGCCTCCTGCCATCATTTTTAAAGATTACAAAGCAGAT aaagaaaagaaccaGCTAAATGTCTTCCACCTGCTGAGAACAAGAAACATCAGAAGCACAACTCTAATTTTGTGCCTGGTGTG GTTTTCGCTGACTGCTGGCTACTACGGCTTGTCTTTGAACACGTCCGATATGCACGCCGACCCCTATCTGAGTAGCTTCATCTCAGCAGCTGTGGAGGTGCCAGCATACGTTTGCAGTTGGCTGCTGCTGAAATCCCTTCCACGGCGACTCTCTACCATCTGCATCTTGGTTTCTGGAGCATTGCTGTTGTATTTTATTCAGGTGGTGTCTCAAA ATCTGCCAATTCTGGCCGTTGCTCTGGAGCTTCTGGGTAAATTTTTCATCACAGCTGGTAGTTCGCTGATGTTTGCCTACACAGCAGAGCTTTACCCAACAGTACTCCGGAACACAGCAACAGGAACATGCTGTGCCGTTGCGAGAGTGGGAAGCTGCATTGCACCTTTCGTGTTAAGTCTTC GTATATATTTTGAATACCTGCCTTACATCGCCCTGGGCACTCTGTCTGCTGGCTCTGCTATTGCTGTCCTCTTCCTTCCAGAGACTTTAGGACGGCCTTTACCGCAAACGATTCAAGAGTTGGATGAGATAAAAAG ATAG
- the fez1 gene encoding fasciculation and elongation protein zeta-1, with product MEAPLVCLDEEFDDLRPCHMDELDHPALNHSSYSTTTTVPLASISREDFSELENFSEMMSFKSMEDLVNEFDEKLNVCFHNYNTKTEGLAPIRNQSHNQEDEEQLQDEDVWDALTDNYISTWDDPEGLNGNMSDQETHEKEEEEMNEKNDNSNCLNDEPLISADQVIEQIAEMMENSPDPGETEEEDDEESSHCSSRTNPSLLEEIRRLSQASNNNCSYEGLDLMPSSALAELLQRVEAAILEYSEELVSELVRREELEFEKDVKNTFITALMEVQNRQKEQRDNKRRRRDKSLSLQGGSLTGENTGSTEKTGSMPVKRFSMEGLSNILQTGIRQTFGSAGNDKQYLNTVIPYEKKVTPPSVDDLQMLTKILSAMKEDSEKVPTLLTDYILKVLCPT from the exons ATGGAGGCCCCTCTCGTGTGCCTGGACGAGGAGTTCGATGACCTCCGCCCGTGCCACATGGACGAGCTCGACCACCCAGCGCTCAACCACTCCTCCtactccaccaccaccaccgtgcCCCTGGCCTCCATCAGCCGCGAGGACTTCTCCGAGCTGGAGAACTTCTCGGAGATGATGAGCTTCAAATCGATGGAGGATCTGGTCAACGAGTTCGACGAGAAGCTCAACGTCTGCTTCCACAATTACAACACCAAGACGGAGGGCCTGGCGCCAATACGCAACCAGTCGCACAaccaggaggacgaggagcagctgcaggatgaaga TGTGTGGGATGCTCTAACTGACAACTACATCTCCACCTGGGACGACCCAGAGGGACTCAACGGCAACATGTCTGACCAGGAG ACTCacgagaaagaggaggaggagatgaatgaGAAGAATGACAATTCCAACTGTCTGAATGACGAGCCTCTCATTTCAGCTGATCAG gTCATTGAGCAAATTGCGGAGATGATGGAGAACTCTCCGGATCCTGGtgaaactgaggaggaggacgatgaggagAGCAGCCACTGCTCCTCCAGGACTAACCCctccctgctggaggagatccGGCGACTGTCTCAGGCCTCCAACAATAACTGCTCCTATGAAG GTCTCGATCTGATGCCCAGCTCGGCgctggctgagctgctgcaACGGGTGGAGGCCGCCATCCTCGAGTACTCAGAGGAGCTGGTCAGTGAGCTGGTCCGGCGTGAAGAGCTGGAGTTTGAGAAAGACGTGAAGAACACATTCATCACGGCCCTGATGGAGGTGCAGAACAGACAGAAGGAACAACGAGACAACAAGCGCCGGCGCCGGGACAAGAGCCTGAGCCTGCAGGGCGGATCTTTGACCGGAGAGAACACGGGCTCCACGGAGAAGACGGGGAGCATGCCTGTCAAG cgtTTCAGCATGGAGGGTCTGTCTAACATCCTGCAGACAGGCATCAGACAGACTTTTGGAAGTGCAGGGAATGATAAACAG TATCTCAACACTGTTATTCCATACGAGAAGAAAGTCACCCCCCCATCTGTCGACGACCTGCAGATGCTCACGAAAA TTCTTTCTGCCATGAAGGAGGACAGTGAGAAGGTTCCTACGCTGTTAACCGACTACATTCTAAAAG TCCTGTGTCCTACCTAA
- the esama gene encoding endothelial cell adhesion molecule a — translation MWAQIEMPYTNIDVIKGRMIVLQASYRTIPGQDLSTNTVLWNFVSNNTQLIISYTKGSMSLGSSQFRGRVGFTNSMPSHNVSLFINNTQESDSGRYLCQIIIPGNSGLTAELSLDVRVPPAVPKCSLSGTAVQKGNVTLSCTSSAGKPVPLYKWSKTSPTSEVFFPPFLNEKTGILRLSNLSSNMSGKYMCTASNSAGSESCSISLAIRGSAKVGVIVGAVVGSIAGFIVLLVFFICLYFVLKRRRDNEDDMANEIKEDAQAPKRVSWARSGMGSDIISKNGTLSSIASSPHHKEPPQHHNNHHLQQYPQRPPSDTASIITATGSTTGYRPSDHHRAPTPTHYSYNNNATLPRGQPASSEASTNGSSLPRPERYGQLPQAQALPQTYSHTATPSPPPLPTATVTASNIARMGGVPIMVPAQNQAGSLV, via the exons ATGTGGGCCCAAATCGAGATGCCTTACACAAATATCGACGTGATCAAGGGTCGGATGATAGTGCTGCAGGCCTCCTATAGGACGATCCCAGGCCAGGACCTGAGTACCAACACCGTCCTCTGGAACTTTGTCTCCAACAACACGCAGCTG ATCATCTCCTACACCAAAGGCTCCATGAGTTTGGGCAGCTCCCAGTTCAGGGGCCGTGTCGGTTTCACCAACAGCATGCCGTCGCACAACGTCTCGCTGTTCATCAACAACACCCAGGAGTCCGACTCGGGCCGCTACCTCTGCCAGATCATCATTCCAGGGAACTCTGGCCTCACGGCGGAGCTCAGTCTGGATGTGAGGG TTCCTCCTGCTGTCCCCAAGTGCTCGCTGTCGGGGACGGCTGTTCAGAAAGGGAACGTGACTCTGAGCTGCACGTCCAGCGCTGGGAAGCCTGTTCCTTTATACAAGTGGAGCAAAACCAGCCCCACCTCGGAGGTCTTCTTCCCCCCGTTCCTGA ACGAGAAGACGGGAATTCTGAGGCTGAGCAACCTGAGCAGTAACATGTCAGGGAAGTACATGTGCACGGCCAGCAACTCAGCCGGATCGGAGAGCTGCTCCATCAGCCTGGCTATCAGAGGCT CCGCTAAAGTCGGGGTGATTGTCGGCGCAGTGGTGGGCTCGATTGCTGGCttcatcgtcctcctcgtcttcttcatctgtttatattttgtgctgaaGAGGCGGCGAGACAACGAGGACGACATGGCCAACGAAATCAA GGAGGACGCTCAGGCTCCCAAACGTGTGTCCTGGGCTCGGAGTGGCATGGGTTCAGACATCATCTCTAAGAACGGCACCCTGTCCTCCATCGCCTCCAGCCCACACCACAAAGAGCCCCCCCAGCACCACAACAACCACCACCTGCAGCAGTATCCCCAGCGCCCCCCCTCAGACACGGCCTCCATCATCACAGCCACGGGCAGCACGACGGGCTACCGGCCGTCCGATCACCACAGAGCGCCCACGCCCACGCATTACAGCTACAACAACAACGCCACCCTCCCGCGTGGACAGCCCGCCTCCTCCGAGGCCAGCACCAATGGGAGCTCCCTACCGAGACCCGAGCGCTACGGCCAGCTGCCCCAGGCCCAGGCGCTGCCGCAGACATACAGCCATACAGCCACCCCCTCCCCGCCACCGCTGCCCACCGCCACGGTCACAGCCTCCAACATTGCCCGCATGGGAGGGGTGCCCATCATGGTGCCTGCACAGAACCAGGCGGGATCGCTGGTGTAA